One part of the Clarias gariepinus isolate MV-2021 ecotype Netherlands chromosome 24, CGAR_prim_01v2, whole genome shotgun sequence genome encodes these proteins:
- the si:dkey-111e8.4 gene encoding uncharacterized protein si:dkey-111e8.4, translating into MSLSMSGTRVTTMSEWLQSDVFIIFVVVLLLAVIILVALCFIIRRHRIYRKTEKMTQMEIAFPDIHLAGSDTTTKPKIIMKIITEQKHALKIVQIAKGRTHSTDVGVVTPAVASTSQDQSQRDPLSSSHTKTDDTFASEGLSTLWDMPSTSPPKQPSVTALTKIKSAKVPPSKEESDSSESGEYYST; encoded by the exons ATGAG TTTAAGTATGAGTGGAACTAGGGTCACCACCATGTCTGAGTGGCTACAATCGGATGTTTTCATCATATTTGTGGTGGTGCTACTGCTGGCAGTTATTATCCTCGTTGCTCTCTGCTTCATCATAAGGCGCCATCGTATATACAGGAAAACAGA aaaaatgacacaaatggagATTGCTTTCCCTGATATTCATTTAGCTGGTTCGGATACAACCACTAAACCCAAAATCATCATGAAGATCATCACAGAGCAGAAACATGCTTTAAAGATTGTACAGATTGCAAAGGGCCGAACTCACTCCACCGATGTGGGTGTTGTAACACCTGCGGTTGCGTCTACATCACAAGATCAATCTCAGAGAGACCCTTTGTCTTCCTCTCACACCAAAACAGATGACACTTTTGCCAGTGAAGGGCTATCCACTTTATGGGACATGCCATCTACAAGTCCTCCTAAACAACCCTCTGTGACTGCACTGACTAAAATTAAGTCAGCCAAGGTTCCTCCTTCTAAAGAAGAAAGTGATAGTAGTGAAAGTGGAGAGTACTATTCGAcctaa